Proteins encoded together in one Lathyrus oleraceus cultivar Zhongwan6 chromosome 5, CAAS_Psat_ZW6_1.0, whole genome shotgun sequence window:
- the LOC127082407 gene encoding uncharacterized protein LOC127082407 yields MYPPPEVERPSGKGDDSSSFEKALVAEGLRSLGKTVSDKGKSVASNTANASHFEKHDDANVVIDLEDGSSDDQEENLIHHIKPSVAKRMKTRKGKYVVELMPAREAKKTAVIGPSKPWSKVEIKKRKVRDDSDPEEDVEEDVPDISHVKKTTVRKSPIKVHVVHLDNISFHLKDEAAKWKFVIQRRVDVERESGKDVADVKEVMDLIQAAGLLKTVVGFSQCYEGLVKEFIVNIPEDISDKNSKEFSKVYVRGKCITFSPTVINNFLGRNNEGAGELKVTDNQVCREITTKQVKVWPFKKHLPAGKLTIKYAILHKIGAANWVPTNHISTIANTLGRFIFVVGTIVKFDYGRYMFDQIIKHATTNAVKLPIAFPSMICGIILNQHPGILCSNDLPSRRKPALSVHYKLFEGSHVEDIVMTSTMRRPVSKVGAIDELEEAYKELGEGISVATTRKQSLESLD; encoded by the coding sequence ATGTATCCCCCTCCTGAGGTTGAACGACCTAGTGGTAAGGGTGATGATTCCTCCAGTTTTGAAAAGGCCTTGGTTGCTGAAGGGTTGCGCTCTTTAGGGAAAACCGTGTCTGACAAAGGGAAATCTGTGGCCTCTAACACGGCTAATGCTTCCCACTTTGAGAAGCATGATGATGCAAATGTTGTGATTGATCTAGAGGATGGTAGCTCTGATGATCAAGAGGAAAACTTGATTCATCACATAAAGCCAAGTGTGGCTAAACGCATGAAGACTCGCAAAGGAAAATATGTGGTTGAACTTATGCCAGCTAGGGAAGCTAAGAAGACTGCTGTCATTGGTCCCTCCAAACCATGGAGCAAGGTTGAAATaaagaagaggaaggtcagagatGATTCTGATCCTGAAgaggatgttgaggaagatgtccctgacatctcgCATGTGAAGAAAACTACTGTTAGGAAGTCTCCTATTAAAGTACATGTTGTTCATTTGGATAACATCTCCTTCCATCTTAAGGATGAAGCTGCTaagtggaaatttgtgattcaGAGAAGGGTAGATGTGGAAAGAGAATCGGGAAAAGATGTTGCTGATgtcaaggaggtcatggacctgatacAAGCTGCTGGGCTTTTGAAGACTGTTGTTGGGTTCTCTCAATGCTACGAAGGTTTAGTCAAGGAATTTATTGTTAATATTCCTGAGGATATTTCTGATAAGAACAGTAAGGAGTTCTCCAAGGTGTATGTGAGGGGTAAGTGTATAACATTCTCTCCTACTGTTATTAATAATTTTCTAGGCAGAAATAATGAGGGTGCAGGAGAATTAAAGGTTACAGACAATCAAGTTTGTAGAGAGATTACAACTAAGCAGGTGAAAGTTTGGCCTTttaaaaagcatcttcctgctgGGAAGTTGACTATCAAGTATGCTATCCTGCATAAAATAGGAGCTGCTAACTGGGTCCCTACCAACCATATCTCCACCATTGCTAATACTCTTGGGAGGTTTATTTTTGTTGTTGGGACAATAGTGAAATTTGACTATGGTAGATATATGTTTGATCAAATCATCAAGCATGCAACTACTAATGCAGTTAAGCTGCCAATTGCTTTTCCCTCTATGATCTGTGGAATTATCTTGAATCAACATCCTGGTATTCTGTGCTCAAATGATTTACCTAGTAGGAGAAAACCAGCCCTGTCTGTGCACTACAAACTctttgaaggcagtcatgtcgaggatattgtcatgacatctacCATGAGGAGGCCAGTCTCAAAAGTTGGAGCAATTGATGAGCTTGAGGAGGCATACAAAGAGCTAGGTGAAGGGATTAGTGTAGCCACAACTAGAAAACAATCTTTGGAAAGCCTTGATTGA
- the LOC127087038 gene encoding protein transport protein SEC13 homolog B codes for MPSQKVETGHQDTVHDVAMDYYGKRLATASSDHTIKIIGVSNSASQHLATLTGHQGPVWEVAWAHPKFGSLLASCSFDGRVILWKEGNQNEWTQAHVFDDHKSSVNSVAWAPHELGLCLACASSDGNISVFTARADGGWDTSRIDQAHPVGVTSVSWAPSMAPGALVGSGLLDPVQKLCSGGCDNTVKVWKLSNGQWKMDCFPALQMHNDWVRDVAWAPNLGLPKSTIASASQDGKVIIWTVGKEGDHWEGKVLNDFKTPVWRVSWSLTGNILAVADGNNNVTLWKEAVDGEWQQVTTVEP; via the coding sequence ATGCCTTCTCAGAAGGTTGAAACAGGTCATCAAGACACCGTGCACGATGTTGCGATGGATTATTATGGAAAGAGGCTGGCAACAGCTTCTTCGGATCACACGATTAAGATAATTGGGGTGAGTAATTCAGCCTCTCAGCATCTAGCAACTCTGACTGGTCACCAAGGGCCTGTTTGGGAGGTTGCCTGGGCTCACCCTAAGTTTGGATCTCTGCTCGCTTCGTGTTCCTTTGACGGGCGTGTTATTCTCTGGAAGGAGGGTAACCAAAACGAGTGGACACAAGCTCATGTATTCGATGACCATAAGTCATCTGTGAATTCAGTTGCTTGGGCGCCTCATGAGTTGGGTCTTTGCTTGGCTTGTGCTTCGTCGGATGGGAATATATCTGTATTCACTGCAAGAGCAGATGGTGGATGGGACACATCGAGGATTGATCAAGCTCATCCAGTTGGTGTCACTTCTGTGTCTTGGGCTCCTTCAATGGCGCCGGGTGCTCTTGTTGGATCAGGGTTACTTGATCCTGTGCAGAAGCTTTGTTCTGGTGGTTGTGATAATACTGTTAAGGTGTGGAAGCTTAGCAATGGACAGTGGAAGATGGACTGCTTCCCTGCGCTTCAGATGCATAACGATTGGGTTCGAGATGTTGCTTGGGCGCCAAATTTGGGACTACCTAAATCCACTATTGCTAGTGCGTCGCAGGATGGGAAAGTGATCATATGGACTGTAGGCAAAGAAGGGGATCATTGGGAAGGAAAAGTTTTGAATGATTTCAAAACCCCTGTTTGGAGGGTGTCATGGTCTTTGACAGGAAATATACTGGCCGTGGCGGATGGAAACAACAATGTCACATTATGGAAAGAAGCAGTCGATGGGGAATGGCAACAGGTGACAACAGTGGAGCCATAG
- the LOC127082408 gene encoding caricain-like, whose product MSRSVNAKRAYERWIQEFERVYRNSDEKDDTVEIFSENLKCIEKLNKDGNSSYILGLNQFLDLSGKEFASKYSCFTMKEEFLEDMFNDSKVPAPPILSPKSCWVFSSIATIEGTVQIKTRKLISGCTTGRVTYIFQYVMKNGSFKSYKSNIFDNLPTEETMDISHGVSLIDYGGEGEDSY is encoded by the exons ATGTCGCGGTCTGTTAATGCAAAAAGAGCGTACGAGAGATGGATTCAAGAATTCGAGCGTGTCTATCGAAACAGTGACGAGAAGGACGACACAGTTGAGATATTTTCAGAGAATTTGAAGTGTATTGAAAAGTTGAACAAGGATGGAAATTCTAGTTACATACTGGGTTTGAATCAATTTTTGGATTTAAGTGGTAAAGAATTTGCTAGTAAGTATAGTTGTTTCACAATGAAGGAAGAGTTTTTGGAGGATATGTTCAATGATAGTAAAGTTCCTGCTCCACCTATCCTGTCACCAAAGTC TTGCTGGGTATTTTCGTCAATAGCAACAATAGAAGGAACCGTCCAGATAAAAACTCGTAAATTGATTAGTGGATGTACTACTGGTAGAGTAACATACATATTTCAGTATGTAATGAAAAATGGA AGTTTTAAAAGTTACAAGAGTAACATATTTGATAACCTACCAACTGAGGAAACGATGGATATTTCGCATGGAGTTAGTCTAATTGATTATGGTGGAGAAGGTGAAGATTCATACTGA
- the LOC127082409 gene encoding germination-specific cysteine protease 1, with the protein MENDDEAAIEGIVQIKTHKLVELFEKELVDCDALSSGCTTGRVTYAFQYLMKNGVSAEKDYVYKGQAAKCGTKAAIEGIVDCGALSSGCTTGSITYTFQYVMKNGVSAEKDYVYKGQAGKCDSKGKPHSAKIKGYQKVGDGEQNLLEVVAQQLITFGFLFGQIFKSYKRGIFGNLPIKETMDISHGVSLIGYGGEGEDSY; encoded by the exons ATGGAGAATGATGATGAAG CAGCAATAGAAGGAATCGTCCAGATAAAAACTCATAAATTGGTGGAACTTTTTGAGAAAGAACTTGTCGACTGTGATGCATTGAGTAGTGGATGTACTACTGGTAGAGTAACATATGCATTTCAATATCTAATGAAAAATGGAGTAAGTGCTGAAAAAGATTACGTATACAAAGGTCAAGCTGCTAAATGTGGTACTAAAG CAGCAATAGAAGGAATCGTCGACTGCGGTGCATTGAGTAGTGGATGTACTACTGGTAGTATAACATACACATTTCAATATGTAATGAAAAATGGAGTAAGTGCTGAAAAAGATTATGTATACAAAGGTCAAGCTGGTAAATGCGATAGCAAAGGTAAACCCCATTCTGCAAAAATAAAAGGCTATCAAAAAGTAGGAGATGGGGAACAAAATCTTCTAGAAGTAGTGGCACAACAACTGATTACGTTTGGTTTCCTTTTTGGGCAGATTTTTAAAAGTTACAAACGTGGCATATTTGGTAACCTACCGATTAAGGAAACGATGGATATTTCTCATGGAGTTAGTTTAATTGGTTATGGTGGGGAGggtgaagattcatattga